A genomic region of Micromonospora sp. NBC_01796 contains the following coding sequences:
- the cysC gene encoding adenylyl-sulfate kinase, which yields MSNGWVLPDEVLRDAPAYTPRPHELADLELLLSGAYAPLGGFLGRADLAALGRRGRLADGTPWPVPVTLQVPSGVAEGLDLANPLRRALVLTDLEDAPVALLEVTDLWPTRDGSYGVGGAVRALGDGGHGPFQRLRRSPSEVRDLLPPGRVLGVITDRPLHRPQLAQIAHAAKTLAAHLLVLIPVTDTNPDGLPPEVLVRSVFAARDRMPPATLVAIPMAGRGDEIRDALLRARVAAAYGVTHLLSTGEMLAGPGLRVLVPRELAYDNRDGQWRWRDDIPPRNRRLALRPDEIDDLLDRGFPLPEWHTPPAVARELARARPPRRHRGLVVFFTGLSGSGKSTVARGLTDALRESGDRTVTLLDGDVVRRELSAGLSFSKADRDLNVRRIGWVAAEVARHRGLAICCPIAPYAAARATARQMAHAAGAGFLLVHVATPLEVCEQRDRKGLYARARAGLIKGMTGIDDPYEEPTDAALVLDTSQGTIDEAVAAVLVHLTETGWVEPRLQPA from the coding sequence CGCGTCCGCACGAGCTGGCCGATCTGGAGCTGCTGCTCAGTGGGGCGTACGCGCCGCTGGGCGGGTTCCTGGGGCGGGCCGACCTGGCCGCACTGGGCCGGCGCGGTCGGCTGGCCGACGGCACCCCGTGGCCGGTGCCGGTGACGCTTCAGGTGCCGTCGGGGGTGGCCGAGGGACTGGACCTCGCCAATCCGCTGCGGCGGGCCCTGGTGCTGACCGACCTGGAGGACGCCCCGGTGGCCCTGCTGGAGGTCACCGACCTCTGGCCGACCCGGGACGGCTCGTACGGCGTCGGTGGCGCGGTGCGTGCCCTCGGCGACGGCGGACACGGCCCGTTCCAGCGGCTGCGCCGATCCCCGAGCGAGGTACGCGACCTGCTGCCGCCCGGCCGGGTGCTCGGTGTGATCACCGACCGGCCGCTGCACCGCCCCCAGCTCGCGCAGATCGCACACGCCGCCAAAACGCTCGCCGCGCACCTGCTGGTGCTGATCCCGGTCACCGACACCAACCCGGACGGGCTGCCGCCGGAGGTGCTGGTCCGCAGCGTCTTCGCCGCCCGCGACCGGATGCCCCCGGCGACGCTGGTCGCCATCCCGATGGCGGGACGGGGCGACGAGATCCGCGACGCCCTGCTCCGGGCCCGGGTCGCCGCCGCGTACGGGGTGACCCACCTGCTCTCCACCGGCGAGATGCTCGCCGGCCCCGGCCTGCGGGTCCTGGTCCCCCGCGAGCTGGCCTACGACAACCGGGACGGGCAGTGGCGGTGGCGCGACGACATCCCGCCCCGCAACCGGCGGCTGGCCCTGCGCCCGGACGAGATCGACGACCTCCTGGACCGGGGCTTCCCGCTGCCGGAGTGGCACACTCCCCCGGCGGTGGCCCGTGAGCTGGCCCGGGCCCGGCCGCCGCGCCGGCACCGGGGGCTGGTCGTCTTCTTCACCGGGCTGTCCGGCTCGGGCAAGTCGACCGTCGCGCGCGGCCTCACCGACGCGCTGCGGGAGAGCGGCGACCGGACCGTCACCCTGCTCGACGGTGACGTGGTACGCCGGGAGCTGTCCGCCGGGCTCAGTTTCAGCAAGGCCGACCGGGATCTGAACGTACGCCGGATCGGTTGGGTGGCCGCGGAGGTTGCCCGGCACCGCGGCCTGGCGATCTGCTGCCCGATCGCGCCCTACGCCGCCGCACGGGCGACCGCCCGGCAGATGGCCCACGCGGCCGGGGCGGGTTTCCTGCTGGTCCACGTCGCCACCCCGCTGGAGGTGTGCGAGCAACGCGACCGCAAGGGCCTGTACGCCCGCGCCCGAGCAGGTCTGATCAAGGGGATGACCGGCATCGACGACCCGTACGAGGAGCCGACCGACGCCGCCCTGGTGCTGGACACCAGCCAGGGGACGATCGACGAGGCGGTCGCGGCGGTGCTGGTGCACCTGACCGAAACCGGCTGGGTCGAGCCCCGCCTCCAACCGGCCTGA
- a CDS encoding DUF397 domain-containing protein, giving the protein MDEVMISPHWRTSTRSSSNGGNCVEVADNLPGRVLVRDTKDRDGGTLSFGPDAWHAFVQLAKRH; this is encoded by the coding sequence ATGGATGAAGTGATGATCAGCCCGCACTGGCGCACCAGCACGCGCAGCAGCTCGAACGGCGGCAACTGCGTGGAGGTCGCCGACAACCTGCCCGGCCGGGTGCTGGTCCGGGACACCAAGGACCGCGACGGCGGCACTCTCAGCTTCGGTCCGGACGCCTGGCACGCCTTCGTGCAGCTCGCAAAGCGTCACTGA